One window of Desulfarculus baarsii DSM 2075 genomic DNA carries:
- a CDS encoding lipoate--protein ligase → MSLALYDLGKVPWADSQLLYHAMARLGRQGLALVSPASPYVCVGFHQDAAQEVDLDHCRQAGLPVFRREVGGGAVYLDGRQYFFQIVLRRDNPLIPARRDEFYARFLAPVARAYGRIGVEARLKPVNDLLCGQRKVCGSGAGEIGESVVFVGNMIMDFDCQAMARVLRAPDEKFRDKAQKTMEANMGSIRGLLGSAADRWTEGALNQIMAEEFAKLLGPLEPARPDQALRAEMDRLAQRMLAPQWLLRGRRPSAGRRLKIRAGLELVQRLHKAPGGLLRLEMELRDGRIGQARLSGDFFAYPPQAVEALEAALEGAGRDDLPTIIHEFVGQNQLPGVGAQDWLTLLAF, encoded by the coding sequence GTGAGCCTGGCCCTTTACGATCTGGGCAAAGTTCCCTGGGCCGACAGCCAGCTCCTCTACCACGCCATGGCCCGCCTGGGCCGCCAGGGCCTGGCCCTGGTCTCGCCGGCCAGCCCCTATGTCTGCGTGGGCTTTCATCAAGACGCCGCCCAGGAGGTGGACCTGGACCATTGCCGCCAGGCCGGGCTACCGGTCTTTCGCCGGGAGGTGGGCGGCGGCGCGGTCTATCTGGACGGCCGGCAATATTTTTTCCAGATCGTGCTCCGGCGCGACAACCCGTTGATCCCGGCCCGGCGCGACGAATTCTACGCGCGCTTTCTGGCGCCGGTGGCCCGGGCCTACGGCCGGATCGGCGTCGAGGCCCGCCTCAAGCCGGTCAACGACCTGCTCTGCGGCCAGCGCAAGGTCTGCGGCTCGGGGGCCGGCGAGATCGGCGAGAGCGTGGTCTTTGTCGGCAACATGATCATGGATTTCGACTGCCAGGCCATGGCTCGCGTGCTGCGCGCCCCCGACGAGAAATTCCGCGACAAGGCCCAAAAAACCATGGAGGCCAACATGGGCTCCATCCGTGGCCTGCTGGGCTCGGCCGCCGATCGTTGGACCGAGGGCGCGCTGAACCAGATCATGGCCGAGGAGTTCGCCAAGCTCCTGGGGCCCCTGGAGCCGGCCCGGCCCGACCAGGCCCTGCGCGCCGAGATGGATCGCCTGGCCCAACGCATGCTGGCCCCCCAGTGGCTGCTGCGCGGCCGTCGGCCCTCCGCCGGCCGCCGGCTCAAGATCCGCGCCGGGTTGGAGCTGGTCCAGCGCCTGCACAAGGCCCCGGGCGGGCTGCTGCGCCTGGAGATGGAGCTGCGCGACGGTCGCATCGGCCAGGCGCGCCTGTCCGGCGACTTTTTCGCCTATCCGCCCCAAGCCGTCGAGGCCCTGGAAGCCGCCCTGGAAGGCGCGGGCCGCGACGATCTGCCGACGATAATCCACGAGTTTGTCGGCCAAAATCAGCTGCCCGGCGTGGGCGCGCAAGACTGGCTGACCCTGCTGGCCTTTTAA
- the thiE gene encoding thiamine phosphate synthase, with translation MNDVGRLHVLTDTVLQTRFSAVELARLAIRGGADVIQLRQKDGATNQMIDTARQLKAVCAGAGVDLIINDRLDVAMAVDADGVHLGQDDFPINKARRMLGPGKVIGGSADSLEEALQCQADGADYVGFGPVFPTTSKDDAGPVAGLEALARVAAGLRIPVVAIGGVNAGNAAQIMAAGAHGLAVISAVCCQLDPEAATTALLRAMGLAAAPAAAARKG, from the coding sequence GTGAACGATGTCGGACGCCTGCACGTGTTGACCGACACGGTCTTGCAGACGCGGTTTTCCGCCGTTGAACTGGCCCGCCTGGCCATCCGCGGCGGGGCGGACGTGATCCAATTACGCCAGAAAGACGGCGCGACCAACCAGATGATCGACACCGCCCGCCAGCTCAAGGCCGTCTGCGCCGGGGCCGGGGTGGATCTGATCATCAACGACCGCCTCGACGTGGCCATGGCCGTCGACGCCGATGGCGTCCACCTGGGCCAGGACGATTTTCCCATCAACAAGGCCCGCCGCATGTTGGGGCCGGGCAAGGTCATCGGCGGTTCGGCCGATTCGCTGGAGGAAGCCCTGCAATGCCAGGCCGACGGGGCCGATTACGTCGGCTTTGGCCCGGTGTTTCCCACCACGTCCAAGGACGACGCCGGGCCGGTGGCCGGGCTGGAGGCCTTGGCGCGGGTGGCGGCGGGGTTGCGCATCCCGGTGGTGGCCATCGGCGGGGTGAACGCTGGCAACGCCGCCCAAATCATGGCCGCCGGGGCCCACGGACTGGCGGTGATCTCGGCGGTGTGCTGCCAGCTTGACCCCGAGGCGGCCACCACCGCGCTGCTGCGGGCCATGGGCCTGGCCGCTGCTCCGGCCGCCGCCGCCCGGAAAGGATGA
- the thiM gene encoding hydroxyethylthiazole kinase encodes MGHNAGAARALELVRQQAPLVHNITNYVVMNNTANALLACGASPVMAHARQEVEEMAAMAGALVINIGTLSPPWIEAMLAAGQKANEVGAPVVLDPVGSGATTLRTETAMRLLAEIDIAVVRANASEALSLRPGLAGAGKGVDSRHQVDEALEAAKSLALELGAVLAVTGQVDLVTDGRRALRVAGGHALMGRVTGMGCTATALVGAFLAVEPDPLAAAAGALAYLGLAGRQAAARATGPGSFQVALLDALYNIDPPSLQTAALIAEA; translated from the coding sequence ATGGGCCACAACGCCGGCGCGGCCCGCGCCCTGGAGCTGGTGCGCCAACAAGCGCCCCTGGTGCACAACATCACCAATTATGTCGTCATGAACAACACCGCCAACGCCCTGCTGGCCTGCGGGGCCTCGCCGGTGATGGCCCACGCCCGCCAGGAGGTCGAGGAGATGGCGGCCATGGCCGGGGCGCTGGTGATCAACATCGGCACGCTCAGCCCGCCGTGGATCGAAGCGATGCTGGCCGCCGGCCAAAAGGCCAACGAAGTGGGCGCGCCGGTGGTGCTCGACCCCGTGGGCAGCGGGGCCACCACCCTGCGCACCGAGACGGCCATGCGCCTTCTGGCCGAGATCGACATCGCCGTGGTGCGGGCCAACGCCTCCGAGGCGCTTTCTCTGCGGCCGGGCCTGGCCGGGGCGGGCAAGGGCGTGGACTCGCGCCACCAGGTGGACGAGGCCCTGGAGGCGGCCAAGTCCTTGGCCTTGGAGTTGGGCGCGGTGTTGGCCGTCACCGGCCAGGTCGATCTGGTCACCGACGGCCGGCGGGCCTTGCGCGTGGCCGGCGGTCACGCGCTGATGGGCCGGGTCACCGGCATGGGCTGCACGGCCACGGCCCTGGTCGGGGCCTTTTTGGCCGTCGAACCCGACCCCCTGGCCGCCGCCGCCGGGGCCTTGGCCTATCTGGGCCTGGCCGGCCGGCAAGCCGCCGCGCGGGCCACGGGGCCGGGCAGCTTCCAGGTGGCGCTGTTGGACGCCCTCTACAACATCGACCCGCCCAGCCTGCAAACGGCGGCCCTGATCGCCGAGGCCTGA